From a region of the Panicum virgatum strain AP13 chromosome 2K, P.virgatum_v5, whole genome shotgun sequence genome:
- the LOC120696020 gene encoding uncharacterized protein LOC120696020, whose translation MEKGKKQQQRGKLQRVLREQKARLYIIRRCVVMLLCWSD comes from the coding sequence ATGgagaaagggaagaagcagcagcagagggGGAAGCTGCAGAGGGTGCTGAGGGAGCAGAAGGCCAGGCTCTACATCATCCGCCGATGTGTCGTCATGCTCCTCTGCTGGAGTGACTGA